The Gammaproteobacteria bacterium genomic interval GAGGAGGCTGTCGACAAGGCCGACGGCGAGGCGCGCGCGTTGCGGGCGGCCTGCAATGCCGCGCACGCCAAGTCCGAGGTGAGTCAAGCCAGGATTCACGTCGTGCAGGCCGCCCTGGACAAGACGCGCCTTACCGCGCCCTTCGAAGGCATCGTGGCTGAGGTCAACGGAGAGGTCGGCGAGTTCGTGACGCCGTCTCCAGTGGGCATCCCGACGCCCCCGACGGTGGATCTGGTGGACGTGAGCTGCCTGTATGTCTCCGCGCCGATCGACGAGGTCGATGCCCCGCGAATCCGGGTCGGCATGAAGGCCGGGATCTCGCTGGACGCGATGGCCGATCAGGTCTTCGAGGGCAGGGTGCGCCGTATCGCGCCCTATGTCCTGGAGGTGGAGAAGCAGGCGCGTACCGTCGAGGTAGAGGTCGATTTTCTCTGCCGTGAGGACTGCCGCCATATGCTGCCCGGCTACAGTGCCGATGTCGAGGTCGTTCTGGATGAAGCCGGCAGGGCCCTGCGAATCCCCACCGAGGCGATCATGGAGGGGAACCGGGTATTGGTACTGACGGACGACGGACTGCTGGAGGAGCGGGAGATCGGCGTCGGCCTGAGCAACTGGGAGTGGACCCAGGTGTCTGCGGGGCTGGACGAAGGACAGGAGGTCGTCGTTTCGGTGGAACGCGAGGGCGTCGAGGACGGCGCGCACGCCGTGCGTGAAGCGCAGGTCGATGATTGAGCTCGAGGGCATCCACCGGGACTTCCGGGTGGGGGACCAGACGGTCCATGCCCTTGACGATGTCAGCCTCGAGATCGAGGCCGGGGAGTACGTCTCCATCATGGGGCCCTCCGGCTCGGGCAAGTCGACGCTGCTCAATCTGCTCGGTCTCCTGGACCAGGCCAGCTCCGGGACCTACCGGTTGAACGGTCAGGATGTCACCTCGCTCAGTGACATCAGGCAGGCGGAGGTCAGGAACCGGGAGATCGGTTTCGTATTTCAGATGTTTCACCTGGTGCCGCGTCTCACCGCAACCGAAAATGTCGAGCTGCCACTGATCCTCGCGGGCTTGGCGCCCCAGCAGCGCCGGCCACTCGTTGCCCGCGCACTCGAAGACCTGAATCTGACCGACCGGAGTCACCACAAGCCAGAGCAGTTGTCGGGCGGCCAGCGGCAACGGGTCGCCATCGCGCGGGCCACCGTCACCGATCCACGGGTGCTGCTCGCGGACGAGCCGACGGGTAATCTTGATCACAAATCGGGCCAGGACGTCATCCGCATCCTCGAAGGGCTCAACGATCGGGGCATCACACTGATCATGGTGACTCATGACGCGGAAATGGGTCGGCGAGCCCGGCGCCAGTTGCACATGATGGACGGCCGACTGAGCCGCGATCGGGGTCCGGGGTGAGATGAAGCTGCGCGGCGCCGATGTCCTGCGGTACTCGGTCGGGTCGCTGCGGGGGTTTCCGTCCCGGACCGTGCTGATGCTGATCGCGATGGCCATCG includes:
- a CDS encoding efflux RND transporter periplasmic adaptor subunit, translated to MPSIHRYEIPTIILSILIAGVALFLWVGRDKPVEVTVETVGFGTVQDTVTNTRAGTIKACRRAGISPSIGGQIDKLSVKEGDEVKAGQLLVELWHEDQNAELELATSEARAAEATARQSCIKAEVASREADRQNRLMKDRLTSEEAVDKADGEARALRAACNAAHAKSEVSQARIHVVQAALDKTRLTAPFEGIVAEVNGEVGEFVTPSPVGIPTPPTVDLVDVSCLYVSAPIDEVDAPRIRVGMKAGISLDAMADQVFEGRVRRIAPYVLEVEKQARTVEVEVDFLCREDCRHMLPGYSADVEVVLDEAGRALRIPTEAIMEGNRVLVLTDDGLLEEREIGVGLSNWEWTQVSAGLDEGQEVVVSVEREGVEDGAHAVREAQVDD
- a CDS encoding ABC transporter ATP-binding protein, encoding MIELEGIHRDFRVGDQTVHALDDVSLEIEAGEYVSIMGPSGSGKSTLLNLLGLLDQASSGTYRLNGQDVTSLSDIRQAEVRNREIGFVFQMFHLVPRLTATENVELPLILAGLAPQQRRPLVARALEDLNLTDRSHHKPEQLSGGQRQRVAIARATVTDPRVLLADEPTGNLDHKSGQDVIRILEGLNDRGITLIMVTHDAEMGRRARRQLHMMDGRLSRDRGPG